In Molothrus aeneus isolate 106 chromosome 4, BPBGC_Maene_1.0, whole genome shotgun sequence, the following are encoded in one genomic region:
- the PCDH7 gene encoding protocadherin-7 isoform X6, producing the protein MRKMRTLLRFVHCCCCCFLLLLPPPLWVSLAAAKQLLKYRLAEEGPADIRIGNVASDLGIVTGSGEVTFSLESGSDYLKIDNMTGELSTTERRIDREKLPQCQMIFDENECFLDFEVSVIGPSQSWVDLFEGRVIILDINDNTPTFPSPVLTLTVEENRPVGTLYLLPTATDRDFGRNGIERYELLQEPGGDGGRRGGGGGSAAAAPESAPFPGGSKRRQEAEAAARSSVFELQVADTLDGEKQPQLIVKGALDREQRDSYELSLRVRDGGDPARSSQAILRVLITDVNDNSPRFEKSVYEADLAENSSPGTPILQLRATDLDVGVNGQIEYVFGAATESVRRLLRLDETSGWLSVLHRIDREEVNQLRFTVMARDRGQPPKTDKATVVLNIRDENDNVPTIDIRKIGRIPLRDGVASVAEDVLVDTPIALVQVSDRDQGENGVVTCTVVGDVPFQLKPASEGEGEPQNKRKYFLHTSAPLDYEAVRDYNVVIVAVDSGSPSLSSNNSLLVRVGDTNDNPPMFSQAVLEVSFPENNLPGERVATVVATDADSGKNAEITYSLEASPLSSEAPGSIFSIDPDSGDVSVQAVLDREQRDTYEFQVTARDKGVPSLQGSTTVVVRVSDRNDNEPRFMQDVFTFYVKENLQPNSPVGMVTVMDFDKGRNAELSLSIQPGDHEQAAGIFSIENDTGTIFSTVSFDREQQTSYTFKVKAVDGGEPPRSATATVSLFVMDENDNAPTVTFPSNSSYTVLPPSSNMRTVVATVVATDADTGLNADLNYSIVGGNPFKLFEIDPASGVVSLVGKLAPKHYGLHRLVVQVNDSGQPPQSTTALLHVFVNESLSNATVVESQVARSLHTPLAQDIAGDPSYELSKQRLSIVIGVVAGIMTVILLILVVVMARYCRSKGKHGYEAGKKDHEDFFTPQQHDKAKKPKKDKKGKKGKQPLYSSIVTVEASKPNGQRYDSVNEKLSDSPGMGRYRSVNGGPGSPDLARHYKSSSPLPTVQLHPQSPTAGKKHQAVQDLPPANTFVGAGDNISIGSDHCSEYSCQASSKYSKQIHGLYQM; encoded by the coding sequence atgaggaagatgcGGACCCTCCTTCGCTTtgtgcattgctgctgctgctgcttcttgctcCTCCTGCCTCCGCCGCTCTGGGTCAGCCTCGCAGCGGCTAAGCAGCTCCTGAAGTACCGGCTGGCCGAGGAGGGACCCGCCGACATCCGCATCGGCAACGTGGCTTCCGACCTGGGGATCGTGACGGGCTCCGGAGAGGTGACATTCAGCCTGGAGTCGGGCTCCGACTATCTCAAGATCGATAACATGACCGGGGAGCTGAGCACCACAGAGCGGCGCATCGACCGCGAAAAGCTGCCGCAGTGCCAGATGATCTTCGACGAGAACGAGTGCTTCTTGGACTTCGAGGTGTCGGTCATCGGCCCCTCGCAGAGCTGGGTGGACCTCTTCGAAGGCCGGGTCATCATCCTGGACATCAACGACAACACCCCCACCTTCCCTTCCCCCGTCCTCACGCTCACCGTGGAGGAGAACCGGCCCGTGGGGACCCTCTACCTGCTCCCCACCGCCACCGACAGGGACTTCGGCCGCAACGGCATCGAGCGCTacgagctgctgcaggagcccggCGGGGACGGCGGccggcgcggcggcgggggcggctcGGCCGCGGCGGCCCCCGAGAGCGCCCCCTTCCCCGGCGGCAGCAAGCGGCGGCAGGAGGCGGAGGCGGCGGCCCGCAGCAGCGTCTTCGAGCTGCAGGTGGCCGACACCCTGGACGGGGAGAAGCAGCCGCAGCTGATCGTCAAGGGGGCGCTGGACCGGGAGCAGCGGGACTCCTACGAGCTCAGCCTCCGCGTGCGGGACGGCGGCGACCCGGCACGGTCCTCGCAGGCCATCCTGAGGGTGCTGATCACCGACGTGAACGACAACAGCCCCCGCTTCGAGAAGAGCGTCTATGAGGCGGACCTGGCGGAGAacagcagccctgggacccCGATCCTGCAGCTGCGAGCCACCGACCTGGACGTGGGGGTGAACGGGCAGATCGAGTATGTCTTCGGGGCGGCCACCGAGTCCGTCAGGCGCCTACTGCGGCTGGACGAGACCTCGGGCTGGCTCAGCGTCTTGCACCGCATCGACCGGGAGGAGGTGAACCAGCTTCGCTTCACTGTCATGGCCCGAGACCGGGGCCAGCCCCCCAAGACAGACAAGGCCACTGTAGTGCTGAACATCCGGGATGAAAATGACAACGTGCCCACCATCGACATCCGGAAAATTGGGCGCATCCCGCTCCGGGACGGGGTGGCAAGCGTGGCCGAGGATGTGCTGGTGGACACCCCCATTGCCTTGGTGCAGGTGTCAGACAGAGACCAAGGTGAAAATGGTGTGGTGACCTGCACCGTGGTGGGCGATGTGCCCTTCCAGCTCAAACCGGCCAGTGAGGGTGAAGGGGAGCCACAGAATAAGCGCAAGTATTTCCTCCACACCTCGGCCCCTCTGGATTATGAAGCCGTTCGTGACTACAACGTGGTGATTGTGGCTGTGGActcaggcagccccagcttgtCCAGCAACAACTCATTGCTGGTGCGGGTCGGGGACACTAATGACAACCCTCCCATgttcagccaggctgtgctggaggtcTCCTTCCCAGAGAACAACTTGCCTGGTGAGAGGGTGGCCACAGTGGTTGCCACAGATGCGGATAGTGGCAAGAATGCTGAGATCACCTATTCCTTGGAGGCCTCACCCCTCTCCTCAGAGGCACCGGGCAGCATCTTCAGTATTGACCCTGACTCTGGGGATGTGtcggtgcaggcagtgctggaccGTGAGCAACGGGACACCTATGAATTTCAGGTGACAGCCCGAGACAAGGGGGTGCCATCGCTGCAGGGCTCCACCACAGTGGTGGTGCGAGTGTCGGACCGCAATGACAACGAGCCACGCTTCATGCAGGATGTGTTCACCTTCTATGTGAAAGAAAACCTGCAGCCCAACAGCCCCGTGGGCATGGTGACTGTGATGGACTTTGACAAGGGCCGCAATGCCGAGCTCAGCCTTTCTATTCAGCCTGGAGATCATGAACAGGCAGCTGGCATCTTCTCCATAGAGAATGACACTGGAACCATTTTCTCCACTGTCTCTTTTGACCGTGAGCAGCAGACCAGCTACACCTTTAAGGTGAAGGCAGTGGATGGGGGAGAGCCACCACGGTCTGCCACAGCCACCGTGTCTCTCTTTGTGATGGATGAGAACGACAATGCACCCACTGTCACCTTCCCCAGCAACAGCTCCTACACTGTGCTGCCACCCTCCAGCAACATGCGCACTGTGGTGGCCACAGTGGTCGCCACTGATGCTGACACAGGTCTCAATGCTGACCTCAACTACAGCATTGTTGGGGGCAACCCCTTCAAACTCTTTGAAATAGACCCGGCCAGTGGTGTGGTGTCACTGGTGGGCAAGTTGGCCCCCAAGCACTATGGCCTGCACCGCCTGGTTGTGCAGGTGAATGACAGTGGGCAGCCCCCCCAGtccaccactgccctgctccatgtCTTTGTCAACGAGAGCCTGTCCAATGCCACTGTGGTGGAGAGCCAGGTGGCTCGCAGCCTTCACACCCCACTGGCCCAGGACATTGCTGGTGATCCCAGCTATGAGCTGAGCAAGCAGAGGCTTAGCATAGTCATTGGCGTGGTGGCTGGCATCATGACCGTCATCCTTCTTATCCTCGTGGTGGTCATGGCCCGCTACTGTCGATCCAAGGGCAAGCATGGCTACGAGGCCGGCAAGAAGGACCATGAGGATTTCTTCACCCCCCAGCAGCACGACAAGGCCAAGAAGCCCAAGAAGGACAAGAAAGGCAAGAAGGGCAAGCAGCCCCTCTACAGCAGCATTGTTACTGTCGAGGCTTCCAAGCCCAATGGGCAGCGCTACGACAGCGTGAACGAGAAGCTCTCGGACAGCCCTGGCATGGGCCGATATCGCTCGGTCAATGGTGGCCCAGGCAGCCCTGACCTGGCCAGGCACTACAAGTCGAGCTCACCTCTGCCCACGGTCCAGCTGCACCCACAGTCCCCCACTGCTGGCAAAAAGCACCAGGCCGTGCAGGACCTGCCCCCAGCAAACACCTTCGTGGGCGCTGGCGACAACATCTCCATCGGCTCGGACCATTGCTCCGAGTACAgctgccaggccagcagcaAGTACAGCAAGCAG